One window from the genome of Balaenoptera musculus isolate JJ_BM4_2016_0621 chromosome 3, mBalMus1.pri.v3, whole genome shotgun sequence encodes:
- the LOC118892356 gene encoding LOW QUALITY PROTEIN: 40S ribosomal protein S3-like (The sequence of the model RefSeq protein was modified relative to this genomic sequence to represent the inferred CDS: deleted 1 base in 1 codon), translating into MAVQISKKRKFDTDGIFKAELNEFLTRELAEDGYSGVEVRVTPTRTEIIILATRTQNVLGEKGRRIQELTAVFQKRFGFPEGSVELYAEKLAISGLCAIAQAESLHYKPLGGLAMRRTCYGVLWFIVESGAEGCEVMVPGKLRGQRAKSMKFVDGLMIHSGDLVNYYVDTTMRHMLLRQGVLGIKVKIMLPWDPPGKTGPKKPLPDHVSIVEPKDEILPTTPISEQKGGKPEPPAVPQPVPTA; encoded by the exons ATGGCCGTGCAGATTTCCAAGAAGAGGAAGTTTGACACTGACGGCATATTCAAAGCTGAACTGAACGAGTTTCTCACTCGGGAGCTGGCTGAAGATGGGTACTCTGGAGTTGAGGTCCGAGTTACACCAACCAGGACAGAAATCATTATCTTGGCCACCAGGACACAGAATGTTCTTGGTGAG AAGGGCCGACGGATCCAGGAATTGACTGCTGTGTTTCAGAAGAGATTTGGCTTCCCTGAGGGCAGTGTAGAGCTTTATGCTGAAAAGTTGGCCATAAGCGGTCTGTGCGCCATTGCCCAGGCAGAGTCTCTGCATTACAAGCCCCTAGGAGGCCTTGCTATGCGGAGGACCTGCTATGGTGTGCTGTGGTTTATCGTGGAGAGTGGGGCCGAAGGCTGCGAGGTCATGGTGCCTGGGAAACTCCGAGGACAGAGGGCTAAATCCATGAAGTTTGTGGATGGCCTAATGATCCACAGTGGGGACCTTGTTAACTACTATGTTGATACCACCATGCGCCACATGCTGCTCAGACAGGGTGTATTGGGCATCAAGGTAAAGATCATGCTGCCTTGGGACCCACCTGGTAAGACTGGCCCTAAGAAGCCCCTGCCTGATCACGTGAGCATTGTGGAACCCAAAGATGAAATACTGCCCACCACCCCCATCTCCGAGCAGAAGGGTGGGAAGCCAGAGCCACCTGCCGTGCCCCAGCCGGTACCCACAGCATAA